tgctttttttatttgatgcgcctgagctcaaccactctcactggcagagctgtgataaaaacaacacGCTATTGGCTGTATTTTATAAAGGGGAAGGGCCTACTATATGTcccgccctgtcttcatgtttcaaaGCCCTTCACAGGATCCTTAACACATATTTCTGAGATTCAGGCACAGTATGCATTGACTGCTGGACTGACATGCTCAGTGTAAACAGCAGCCAGTCCTCGATCAATCAGAGTCCTCTGCTCCTGAACACCTCTGAATCTGCTGGAGCGGTTCATTAATAAAGAGCCCGCCGGCTTGTGCAGGAAccctgaaacacaaacacacacaaacaccccaTTACAGCACATCATCCAGTTACAAAACACACAGTCTGAAGAGGctgagtgtgtgttttatgtaatGATAAtaggccaaacacacacacagataaaggCTGGCTATAGGAAAGGGCCTTTAATGCAGTTTGAAGTGGGCTGAAGTCTTTACTGACTCATTTTAGCACAGATTCTCCATATATGGAGCCTGAATGAAGACCCCACAGCTTTATTCTGATGTTAGGATGAACATCTGACTCTAAATGCAGCATTTCAGGAGTTTATACGAGAGGGATGAACACTAAATATGAAAATTTAACTCCTATTTAAATAGATTGTTCAACACGTTTATAATAGTACTGTCAAAAGATGAATCACATCCTAAATAAAATCTTGTATTTATTTAGGCGCAATATTTATACACAGTGAGTACACACTGACATCATTTTGGATGTGGTTAATTACGATTACTCTTTCTTAATTTTTGATaataggcgacacagtggcgcagtaggtagtgttgttgcctcacagcaagaaggtcgctggttcgagcctcggctgggtcagttggcgcttcagtgtggagtttgcatgttctccctacgttcacgttggtttcctccgggtgctctggtttcccccacagtccagagacatgcggtacaggtgaattgggtaggctaaattgtccgtagtgtatgtatgagtgtgtgaataagtgtgtatgtgtttcccagcgatgggttgcagctggaagggcatccactgcataaaacaaatgctggataagttggcggttcattccgctgtggcgaccccagattaataaagggactaagccgacaagaaaatgaatgaataaaaacaaatataattggaaatactgtgaaaatgtgaaataaaataaatataatgtctTGAAAAAAGGCTTTTCCTGCTAATTgacaataaaaatttaaaaaaatatttgtattattaagatgtagtgtgtgtgtgtgtacattatatatatataaagtactaaatattcttattttaattttagtagaGATGTAATTAGagtgttataaaataaaacacatttaaaacgtCCTAGTCATTTTCAAGTCTTTTACCCAATCTcaattatatcaatatatatccaatataaatattaatattaatcagaCCCTCTAGTTTTTAGTGATTCCgcaatcgctgaatccaacgcaaaatcaacaacaATTTGCACATTTTTGCGATTCTGCTAAACTTTtaattaaatgctaaataatcgtgaaaaatgtaaataatctcatcaAACATTCAATTCCAAACTATATAATCAAatgatatttatttcagtgtgcaatgaattgttttacagaaccgcaagcagcttacaatgatggagattggttcaaggatgacggccgcTGACCGAATTGAGAACATTATTTGTGCGTTACGTGTATGGCTGATATTATGATGATCATGAAATCGATAAATGATTTAGTTTAATTCTTTCCCTGCAGCTAATAAGAGAAAACGTTTCCCTGCGACAAGTTTTACGGCAGTCCGTGTTTAAGGTGTATTACAGTAGGGGAAgccttaaagctgcggtcacaccgggctttgagcgtgcaaaattctgtcgtgcggcgctgcgaaaaggggcgggattaaacaagatgattagacattaaaaaaagcgagcgattgctcaatgttttaaatttctgtccagagaggtcgtgttgtGATCCTCGATCGGTCTCACACAGtaaagtgatgcaatttcgcaggttagagttcaccaagcttgaactttgcactgcagcaacatgcaaaacttgacgcatgaccctgcgtttccggtctgacgcattcgcgtgcgtatgaatggaagtctatgggaagaaaagtcaagtgtgaccgcagcttaacacgTTTGTGAGGTACATGTCAGAAGCTCCGGGGTGTGAAATCTGAGAAAGACAGAAAAAGTAAGTTTGTGCATAAAAGTAAGAGTTATACAATCTTCCTTTAGCTTAATCCTCAccgagaccaaaataaagaagctttatttgtatgatttgtgtcatcgtcattgtgtcagattgcacacctaatagtaggctacctaatatgctaaacaagatatatatatattatatatatatatatatatatatatatatatatatataatttttttattaatatatatatatatatatatatatatatatatatatatatatatatatatatatatatatatatatatatatatataattttttattaatatatatatatatatatatatatatatataatttttttattaatatatatatatatatatatatatatatataatttttttattaatatatatatatatatatatatatatatatatatatatatatatatatatatatatatataatttttttattaatatatatatatatatatatatataattttttattaatatatatatatatatatatataatttttttattaatatatatatatatatatatatatatatatatatatatatatatatatatatatatatatatatatatatatatatatatatatatatatatatatatatatatatatatatataaaaaattttttattaatatatatatataatttttttattaacatatatatatatatatatacacatttttaataacaaaattgtccgcaaatttccGGGAATTACCACCATTaacttttaaaagtcattttaaaaactagggggtctgactaATGTGATATTGTCAAGACAGCCGTATGTAGTCATtggttatataataaaaataaatagtgaaaaatgttatcaaacaaaatctttataatgtaatgtgcagaaatatttaacaacataatatttaatcatatatattattatttaattttaacataaTTTCAGATAAATATCTGCAATGAACACAAAACTACTGTACATATAGatgctttttgtttttcttattttgctcattacaataaaacattaattatgaTCCTGATGAATTCTGACAGAAAGCAGGATTCagttttgatataatataatcaaaCTTATTGAACGCTAAAATTAAACACTATAAGGTATCAGTATCTTTCATGAATATGTCAATtttgttgtggctggaaaggcatccgctgcgtaaaacatgtgctggaatagttggcggttcattccactgtggtgacccctaattaataaagggactaagccgaaaagaaaatgaatgaatatgtcagTTTTGATATCCCTAATACACTTTTCTACGAAAGTCCTAAGAAATATAAGAGCTTTACTGACGTGCAATGAAGTCCTGCTGTCGCCGCCTGTCAGTCATGTGACGGAACCAGTGCTGGAGGGCGTGGCTCTGCCCCTTTCCTGAGTAATACTGAGCTTCAGGTTGATGGATGTCATTGTGAGTGTCCGCCACTAGAGGAGGCTGTTTCCCGCAGTCAGGAATGCGCTGAATTAGCTGAAGATCAGAAACACAGCTAATTAATATAGCATATCCATCACACTCATATGTGTGCTGAGTTTAAATGTCACAGAGTCTTACCTCCGTCTCTCCTCGCAGCTGCATCTCTGCCCTAAAATCCTCCAGGTTTCCCAGAATGCTGTGTGGCAGCAACATTCCCTGTGCGTCAAACCGCGGCCCGCCGGGaccttcatacacacacacacacacacacacacacacacacacacacacacacacacacacacacacacacacacacacacacacacacagtggagaAACTACTAAATGTGTTCAGGATTACAGCAAATTTACATTGGCTGAGTTTGATCGTAGTTTCTGACCCGAGGCCACGCCCACTACCTGTATATTCAAGAGTCTGTGGCGGAGCAACGTCATGTGGGAGGGGCCTCGCTACTGTGACCCTGACATTTCTGCAGACATCATCAGGTGGGCGTGTCTTACGGACGAGCACACGTGTCATAGCTTTGGGCTTCTGGGAGTCTGGAGGAGGTTTAGGAAGTCGCAGCTATGCAGAAACACAACaagacattatattatattggatATTGGGCGGtgcgatggcgcagtgggtatcgctgtcgcctcacagcatgaaggtcgctggtttgagccctggctgggtcaattggtgtttctgtgtggagtttgcatgttctccccgtgttgctgtgggtttccttcgggtgctccggtttcccccacagtccaaacacatgcggtattggggaattgggaaagctaaattgtctgtagtgtatgtgtgtgaatgagagtgcatgggtgtttcccagtgatgggttgcagcttgaagggcattcgctgcataaaacatatactggataagttggcggttcattccgctgtggcagattaataaaggaactaagccaaaaagaaaatgactgaatgaatgatcaGATATTAGACAAAATTGATGTTTTAGAAATCAAAAATTTGATCATATATAATGAANNNNNNNNNNNNNNNNNNNNNNNNNNNNNNNNNNNNNNNNNNNNNNNNNNNNNNNNNNNNNNNNNNNNNNNNNNNNNNNNNNNNNNNNNNNNNNNNNNNNNNNNNNNNNNNNNNNNNNNNNNNNNNNNNNNNNNNNNNNNNNNNNNNNNNNNNNNNNNNNNNNNNNNNNNNNNNNNNNNNNNNNNNNNNNNNNNNNNNNNtgtgtgttttacaaactccaaatgttttgttttactagTACATGTATTTACTAGTGCATAATTGTGATAACTTGACACgtctttggttttgtttttgaaaaaaaaaagaagcacttttctgacggtcccttactgagagctcTGCTCAGCGTGAGCtctctctggctcagcgccagacacCGCGCCAAAGCTCAGATTGTAaacgagctaacgctaacttctcatgcttgtcaagctggataacgagtaaaacatcagcaccagggactttacgctCCTCACTTCAAaatggaacaaaagtaggatcctgtagtgatttaccctgctgttgagctcccttcctcctcatcccTGTCTATGAGGCACCGAACTCTGTATCAGTGCACGagagagaccgtgttcactcCGCTCCGAATGCGATTTTTATCGATTTAATCGATTTATTGTTGCAGCCCTAGTGTgtatgttttctaactctctgaaactctcTAACTATCtgactcttttaggctttgattctaattgtgttgtgttggtgactgttgctttaaattcaaatgagattgagctctttacAAAAGAGGGAGGAGCTACAAATGCCCGTGCATctctgaaaaactgaaaatatcaAAAGTAGTGTCTCAGAAAAGTTCTATAATGATTCATTAATTTTGATTGAATTGACTTGAGACTGATGAATCTTGATTACATTGTGCAGGTGGAAGAGAAGATTACTGCCTATTTCGAGACTTCTATCGGGAGGGGCTCATTCGTTCATCATGTGAGAGACAGAAGTTATTCATATGCAGTCAGAACTGGAAAAATATCTGATCCGTTTATCTCCtgagtcctcgggtttgagtcattcatcACTCTACATGCTGAAcgtaatgaatgaacaaatcatAAATCTGAAGACTGGAAAGCTCAGACTCCTGTCACTGTTCATTTgcgcttcatctaaaactccacatctataatcctcttagtctgtgctgacattatcttcagcagctcaaacactctaatggctaatggacagacggctgcttctcactcagggctgctgtttatgctgatgagggagagatgggcactagtgggcggggctttccacctctgatgacacgtacaacaggagaatgtcaatcaaagtgtttctgcagactgttttgatcaaatctgattagaacaaatactattactttttttaatttagaggctggttatatttacacacttctgaaataaatctgtttttaaaccccttataagtatgattttttcatAAAAGGTCCCCTTAACATATCAGTTGCTgaaacatcatttactcacactggaCATCTAAAGTCACAGGATCAGAGTATTTCTCTCCATGATCATTTCTGGCTCTACACTTGTATTCTCCACTGTCATCAGAGCTGATCTTGGAGATGTTGAAGATTCTTCCAGTATTCAGAGACTTATTTCCTTTAAACCAGCTGAAGTTCAgtgcaggagggtttgagtcactgctgcagctcagagtcactgaatctccagACATTATTACAGCAGATCTATTTATAGACACTGAGACGTTCCTGGGTGGGTCTGACACAGAATAACACAAACTGTTAACAGTCACAATAGTTTTAATGGTTTAACGTCATAGTTAGTTTTGCCAACTCACACTGGACATCTAAAGTCACAGGATCAGAGTATTTCTCTCCAAGGTCATTTGTGGCTCTACACttgtattttttactgtcatcagaGCTGATCTTGGAGATGTTGAAGAATCTTCCAGATCCTACAAATGTTTCTCCTTTTAACCAGCTGAAGTTCAgagcaggagggtttgagtcgcTGCTGCAGatcagagtcactgaatctcccTCCATTATTACAGCAGATCTATTGATGGAGATCACAGGAGTATCTGGAGCATCTGCAGGAGAAACATGTAAAAACAAGACTGAAAATAAATAAGAGAATCAGTTTAAAATGTGTACTCTATACAGCTTAATAAAAGAGCTGCccattgattttaataataaGGTTATGCTGTGGTACTCCTTAAGTAAATGAGGACAAAAGCAAATAATTTCCAATGTTTTAGTTTTTGAgctttaaagtaatttaaataactGGTAGCACATCACtcgaagggggtgttcataagaacTGTCATTGTGCACGTTtagccactgtcgccactggcttgcatggttcgggatctgtagagctgcgcatcgatggattattCTTCAGAGTTTagactctcagcagtgattattaaaccacactgaactgaacttcaactctaaaaacagaactgacactgtttcaatttactatgatcttctatgtgaagctgctttgacacaatctacattgtaaaagcgctatagaaataaagatgaattgaattgaattcaagaCTGTCattgtcatttgctcagttatgttattttaaatgcttaattCTACATGCAAAGCTAAATATACAGCCAAATTATATTCCACATTTAAAGCTGATATCTCcaaaaatgagctttcagtaaggttttgtttggctgcagtaccaaacatgaccaccagaTTTCTGTTAGTGACCACACAAGTGCGCCCCCTATGTTCTGAGGAATATGAACTGTAGTTTTTCatacttttcacaatatttatagACATTCAATTCTAGAGTAGTGTGGGATTTTAGTTGCgtttgatttgaatttagcctctaaaaCACATCTAAAAACCTCGTAAATTtgtttacatgtggattgctgtagcaaagtaatgctttacaacttGTTACAGATTAGTAAATAACTTGCttagtttatataaaaaatatattacagttatgtaaaatatatattatatatatccaGTCACTGAATATAGAAACAAGAAAATTTAGGCCTTGCAAATGATATATAGATTGTTATGAGTGCTTTATGTCTAGAATACAATATTATGGTTTAAAATGTAGCCGTAAATGCTTCCACAGGTTGTAGGGtgacaataaatgtgttttaattcatTACTCCTCCTacataacaaaaatataaataaataaattgcaaaaaagaaatgtaaacttGAGTGTCATGGTGGTGGGAAGGTGATAGTTtgggcctgtttacacctggtcacttcatgcgttttttctgattctgattcaagcTGTCTGATTCATGAAAATGTTTCCCTTTATACTTGATCACATGTTTCTTCATTAAATGGATATGATTCTGATCTTTAAATCCAGCACTATATGCAAATTTAACAACGTTATGTTGACTAAAGCATCAGATACActgcattttattgaattaatattattatttacagaagCGTATACGATTTTTTATTTTGGCATTCAAATAATTTTATATGCAGGCTGTAAAACATCATTACTATAGCACAAAgagatatattttgatatattagaTTGCATAATTTCATTCAAGCTAAATGAAACCTCCATTTTTGTCACACAGATATGTGCAAGACCTCATTGAAAACAGGGATTAATAGTCTCCTAAAAACAAAACGTGCCTTCGTAgactaattaaactaaaaaattattattcatcTCTTTTCACAGAGGCTTGCTGTGCCTGTTGTTAATGCTGATATCTGATATTGATTTGACCATTTAATTTCATCAATTCgcagtcaaaaataaaacaaaacaaagaaaattaaaatgaaacgaAACAAACAGATGCATTTATTTTAGCCCTGTCCAGTTTAATCTGAAATGATCTGAGCAATCGGATTCATATACTTCTCGAACAAATTACACAGGAATATACAACAGCTGTATATTTTACTATCTAATAGATTGATCAGGTGTAAACAGCACCTTAATGTCAAGACCTGACAGGGAACAAGAGGAAAACAGGaacttaaacacacacagatcaaaACAGGTGAACACGATAACGAGGAACTAAGATGGGAAACAGAACAAGGAACCAAATGACAAAACACACCTGAATACCTGAAGAGAAGCACATGGGGAAGTAAACATACAGTAGCGTACACAGACATCACATTCAAACCATCAACTTTCCTAGTGTCTTTACAGTGAACACACATGATCAAGTCTAATCTGAGCATAGATGTTTTCCACTCTGACATGAAAGCCCCGATCATTTGCATCACTGCATACTGTCATCTTATGTTGAATTACTTTCGTCCATGTATTTATCTATGTTTACTTAAATGTAAGCAATATAAGCACACAGTTGTCAAGTTAATTTGCTTCACTTAATTCAAGGTACAATTGTCAGTACTAACAAACCATTCATTTGTTATATTGTAACGCAAAACGATTTTAATTAACAGGTTATAAACGGTTAGTAAggaagtagttgggtttaggtagtgGTAGGAGTACGCAATAAGATCATGCTTTATAAGTACTATTTCACAGCCAATATCATAATAATAGGAAGGTAATAACATAGTGgttcttaaactaaagtgttgcctGTGTTTTAacatcagagagagagaaagagagggctAGAAAGCATTTCTTACAGCTTTCATaccaatttttactttttatggaTTGACCACTTTTACATTTATTGCAAATCTGAATGCTTTAAACATGTGAAATAGGTTTAAACAAAAAGATGAAAACTTACATCTGACGTTGAGATAAACAGCAGGAGAGATGTACGTTTGTCCCTGCACACCACAGCTGTAGTTGCCTGCTTCTTTTCTACTGACTGACCTGATGTAGAGTTCATCTCCAATATTAGTCAATGTCTGTGAGTTTCTGTACCAGATGAATGTTGGTGTGTCAGTCAGATTACAGCTGCTTTTACATGTCAGATTGACTGAATCTCTCTCTGTCACTCTCTCAGGAGACTCCAGCTGAAgatctgaacacaacacacacattatatctaGTGCTGCTCTCATACactgattattattctacataatgACCACAAGAAGAGAGAAACCTCAGGAGAGTCACCTGTGACAGAGAGACGCACTCCTGGATTACCAATCCACATTCCTCCTGTTACATTAGTAATGAATCTGAAATAATACTCATGTTCATCTTTCTTTGTCACATGACTCAGTCTGACGGTGCAGTTCTGCTGTTTATCTCCCAGATACTGAAGCCTCTGACTGTATTCAGAGTTATTAGACAGATCTGTAAAACTGTCATTCTGTTTTACCTGGTCTATGTTCCAGAACACTTTCCTGATCTGATATCCAGGAGTCAGGTATGTAAAAGTGCAGCTGATTGTCATTGTTGAGTTCTGTAGTGCACAGAATTGTGTAGGACTGTAATTCACACCCCAATCAGCACTAGAAACCCCTGAAATAGAAATAATCATgattaaaatgtagttttattaGTTACACTGGACTATAAGACACTAGGAACTCATGCTGTTTTACTAGTTGTACACAGGGACTCATTACAGATGATATATTAAGCTGATCTTGTGAATATGAATAATGATCTCAGTGTAAATGACTTCAGTCTTGATGGAGGACAGAAATAAACAGAGCAGAGGAGAGAAAAACTATAATGGAAaattaaaggagcagtacacaaataataatgataacatgtACACTACACATTCAGCTAAACTGCAGCTTTTAACAAAAAAGACAAACACTGGAGGGTTCAGAATTATCCTCATTCAATGCACAAATTCACAATAAGAAACATGTAAGGAATTTGCACCATATGGAAATCTAATTTGAGTTAATTTCACCATAATGTGAATGTAAGATTGACTCACTGTGAATGATGAGCAGAAAGATCAGATGAAGAGCAGGAGCCATTCTGAGCCACATCAGCATCAAATCTATCTAGAATCCAGCATTAATCATCACTTCTACACTCATCAACAGTAAATGTACATCACCCTAAACAGCTCTTAGTGTTAGGAAGATCTTTACACATCTGCAGATTATTAATGCACAACATCAGTGTGTGGAAATCAACTGATGACTGAGATCAACACCAGATATTTCTCATGTCAGAAATCATGTGTTATATGAGCTTCATCTACACTAATAATCAGTCAAATACCAGTGTGTTTGTCTTACCGTGTTGAAGAGCAGCGGATCAACAGCTGAGCGTGTGAAGAGATGATCTTTAGCTGTACTGACAGTGGTTAACTCAAGAGTTGCAGAACTATCAGAGTTCCTACTTCAGCAAAACTAAAACAACCCAACCACTGActaaagaaaatgttaaatgttaaatattacacaacttgtttttaataaacatccataacatgcatcacaagtcaacactatttatttttctttaaataaagtggcatttgcattaaattaacacattaacaaacttcagctggttcaaaatgcagctgctagagtgttttctagaaaaaagaaatatgatcatattactccagttctttcatcattgcattggctccctattaaaaaTCATAtacatgtttaaatgttattgactacctacaaagccctgaatggcctagctccccagtatttgaggaaGCTCCTGCTGTATTACAGCCCATCACGTCCTCtgcgctcaattaattctggattattgattattcccagattatagtaggcggtagatctttctcatatctggcacctaaactctagaacagccttcctagcccagttcgggaagcagacacactctgtcagtttaaaattagattaaagaaacatctctttgcattagcatacacataaaacacaaatgcttagAAATCCAAATCAGGATTGTTAGTCTGCTTTCTTTAGGGCAATCGGAGTCGGGAACACTTccctaaagacattataatttgaacggcatctgcgcttatgttagtctgtttttattattccagaggtttccatgatcctggaccaggccgtatcctgagcagctgctgtggagGAGTGAAgcgcatgagactgattcctgtaagatcCAGCGACAGACGAGTCCtcacattgatcctgaagggtcaGCCTGTAAACCAGCCGGTGATCtacacacacctgcagcttctccacgatggacgtccagcgctctccagcctccagcgcctactgcagctctgcacaagacgtttggccagaggagaaatggtcgtgcccaactaagcctggtttctctcatggttttttttccttcacttttgccaattggtgaattgttttcctcgccactggcttgcatgattcggcacattgatggatttgctcttcagtgtttggactctcagcagtgaaagttAAACCAGACTGAACTGAaccaaactgaacttaaacactgaaaactggactgatactgtttcagtttactataatcttctgttaagctgctctgacacaatccacattgtaaaagcgctatacaaattgaattcaaacacaataaatacaatgcaaatgtggcaaaaccgctaatatatgtacattttagtacaaaacacaacaaaaggtaAGCTAATAGCATCT
This genomic stretch from Danio aesculapii chromosome 1, fDanAes4.1, whole genome shotgun sequence harbors:
- the LOC130221214 gene encoding B-cell receptor CD22-like translates to MLMWLRMAPALHLIFLLIIHRVSSADWGVNYSPTQFCALQNSTMTISCTFTYLTPGYQIRKVFWNIDQVKQNDSFTDLSNNSEYSQRLQYLGDKQQNCTVRLSHVTKKDEHEYYFRFITNVTGGMWIGNPGVRLSVTDLQLESPERVTERDSVNLTCKSSCNLTDTPTFIWYRNSQTLTNIGDELYIRSVSRKEAGNYSCGVQGQTYISPAVYLNVRYAPDTPVISINRSAVIMEGDSVTLICSSDSNPPALNFSWLKGETFVGSGRFFNISKISSDDSKKYKCRATNDLGEKYSDPVTLDVQYPPRNVSVSINRSAVIMSGDSVTLSCSSDSNPPALNFSWFKGNKSLNTGRIFNISKISSDDSGEYKCRARNDHGEKYSDPVTLDVQCE